Proteins encoded within one genomic window of Rhododendron vialii isolate Sample 1 chromosome 1a, ASM3025357v1:
- the LOC131303252 gene encoding AUGMIN subunit 8, with product MDVHESKASLKKHSAVEASRPPLVPAEKNNGTTHRSRTKEVSSRYRSPTPSRRCPSPNITRTSTPSSQSVPKRAVSAERKRPSTPPSPPRPSTPARDTATEMLLASRKVMGNNRLPEGLWPSTMRSLSVSFQSDTFSLPITKKEKPAPHAISDRALTPSPNVSQKQAETRPISRKSTPDRKRSPLKGKNATDESENSKPVDGSHGRLVDQHRWPSRAGGKVSSNALARSMDLNHKTAKPSPFPNVGMGTSSFRRMSFPDGTSKPLQKSVSEAVRLNMELDMHSVYDKLRESGLQNPVSSRPLERMGLVTPVLRSQSLPTPGLRPPSPNKASVLSSSISRGVSPSRTRALNPTARGISPSQTRPSSPSRQSNSSTSVLSFIADIRKGKKGANHIEDAHLLRLLHNRHLQWRYANAQADASLYDQKVTAEKTLYNVWRTTSELWDSVSKKRMVIQELRLTLKLHLVLNEQMAYLEDWVSIERDHTSSLARAIGDLQSSTLRLPVCGGARADVETVKAAVSSAVDVMQAMGSSICSILPRAEGMNCLVSELADVAAQERAMLDECESLLASTKAMQVEEYSLRTHLIQLKQTSKNVQRLTNGNRHTYVTAHMLT from the exons ATGGATGTACATGAATCGAAGGCTTCATTAAAGAAGCACTCTGCAGTGGAGGCCTCAAGACCACCATTGGTTCCAGCTGAAAAGAACAATGGAACAACCCACAGGTCTCGAACTAAGGAAGTTAGCTCTAGATATAGATCACCTACTCCATCTAGGCGTTGCCCGTCACCTAATATCACAAGAACATCCACTCCATCTTCCCAATCGGTACCAAAGAGAGCTGTATCAGCTGAAAGGAAGAGACCCTCTACACCACCATCACCCCCAAGGCCATCCACACCAGCTCGTGATACAGCAACCGAGATGCTGTTGGCATCAAGAAAGGTAATGGGTAACAATCGGTTGCCAGAGGGTTTATGGCCATCCACAATGCGGAGTCTCAGTGTTTCTTTCCAGTCTGATACTTTTTCACTGCCCATTACCAAGAAAGAGAAGCCGGCTCCTCATGCCATTTCTGATCGTGCTTTGACTCCATCGCCAAATGTGTCACAAAAACAGGCCGAAACGCGGCCTATTTCAAGAAAGTCCACCCCGGATAGAAAGAGGAGTCCGCTTAAAGGAAAGAATGCCACTGATGAGTCTGAGAATTCAAAACCAGTTGATGGGTCACATGGTCGACTAGTAGATCAGCATCGATGGCCTAGCAGAGCAGGTGGGAAGGTATCTTCCAATGCTTTAGCTAGAAGTATGGATCTCAACCACAAGACGGCTAAACCGTCGCCATTTCCAAATGTGGGTATGGGGACATCTTCTTTTAGGAGAATGTCTTTTCCTGATGGTACGAGTAAGCCCTTACAAAAATCAGTCAGTGAAGCAGTGAGGCTGAACATGGAACTTGATATGCATTCAGTGTATGATAAATTGCGGGAATCTGGATTACAAAATCCTGTTTCTTCTCGTCCATTAGAAAGGATGGGATTGGTTACTCCTGTTCTTAGATCTCAGTCTTTGCCTACCCCTGGATTACGGCCTCCATCTCCAAATAAGGCATCAGTGCTTTCATCCTCTATTTCTAGAGGTGTCAGTCCATCCCGAACAAGGGCTTTGAATCCCACTGCTAGAGGTATCAGTCCATCTCAGACAAGGCCATCTAGTCCCTCAAGGCAATCTAACAGTTCTACTTCTGTCCTCAGTTTTATTGCCGATATtagaaaaggaaagaagggTGCAAACCACATAGAAGATGCTCATCTTCTGCGGTTACTACACAATAGGCATTTGCAATGGCGATATGCCAATGCTCAAGCAGATGCTTCTTTATATGATCAGAAAGTAACGGCAGAG AAAACATTGTACAATGTGTGGAGAACTACGTCAGAGTTGTGGGATTCAGTATCTAAGAAGAGGATGGTCATCCAGGAGCTGAGGCTGACACTGAAGCTGCATTTAGTTTTGAATGAACAA ATGGCCTACCTAGAGGACTGGGTTTCAATTGAAAGAGATCATACTAGTTCTTTAGCTCGGGCAATTGGGGACCTTCAGTCAAGCACTCTTCGTCTTCCAGTTTGCGGAGGAGCAAGG GCAGATGTTGAAACTGTGAAAGCAGCTGTATCCTCTGCCGTTGATGTGATGCAAGCTATGGGATCCTCTATTTGTTCTATACTCCCAAGG GCGGAGGGTATGAACTGTCTAGTGTCTGAACTGGCTGATGTGGCAGCACAGGAGAGAGCCATGCTCGATGAATGTGAGTCTCTATTGGCATCAACAAAAGCTATGCAG GTGGAGGAATACAGCCTTAGGACCCATCTCATACAGCTGAAACAAACTTCAAAGAATGTTCAACGGCTGACGAACGGCAACCGGCACACCTACGTGACTGCCCATATGCTAACCTAA
- the LOC131303272 gene encoding pentatricopeptide repeat-containing protein At4g30700 has translation MICRNITTSALHSRNFFLNLINKATTFSHLTQTHAQIILNGLHNDLATVTKLTQKLSDLNAIDHATLLCSNFPNPDLFLYNVLIRGLSNNKQPQKALSLYLELQKKTTLLPDNFTYAFVVAASSCLSEKVGILIHAHLIVDGYGPDLFVGSALVDMYFKFSNVGYACKVFDGIPEPDTVLWNTVISGLVRNCFFEESLRVFKDMVEGGGMRFDSTTLTAVLPAPAELQELRVGMMLHCLAVKGGFHCHEHILTGLISLYSKCGEIFVAKWLFEQIGWPDLISYNAMISGFSCNGKTECSLRLFKELLVLGQRVNSSTMVGLIPVFSPFGWLDITRSVHCFCMKTGMVSNTSVSTALTTVYSRLCEIESARQLFDDSPEKTLASWNAMVSGYAQNGQTEMAISLFREMQEFEIRPNPVTITSILSACAQLGALSLGKWVHNLLNKESFESNIYVSTALIDMYAKCGSIAEARQLFDSVQEKNVVTWNAMISGYGLHGHGREALNLFTKMVESRISPTGVTFLSVLYACSHSGFVREGEEIFYSMVHDHGFEPLAEHYACMVDLLGRAGKLDEAREFINKMPVLPGSAVWGALLGACMIHKDKNMAQLASNKLFELDPENVGYYVLLSNLYSADRNYPQAASVRQVVKRRNLEKTPGCTLIEINETLHVFTSNDRSHPQREAIYSKLEKLMGEMREAGFQTETVTAFHDVEEEEKELMVMVHSEKLAIAFGLIASEPGTEIRIIKNLRVCLDCHNFTKFISKISERVIVVRDANRFHHFKDGVCSCGDYW, from the coding sequence ATGATTTGCAGAAACATAACCACCTCTGCACTACACAGCCGCAACTTCTTTCTAAACCTCATTAACAAGGCCACTACTTTCTCTCACCTCACCCAGACCCACGCCCAAATCATCCTCAACGGTCTCCACAACGACCTCGCAACCGTCACAAAGCTCACCCAGAAGCTCTCAGACCTCAACGCCATCGACCACGCCACTCTCCTCTGCTCCAACTTCCCCAACCCTGATTTATTTCTCTACAACGTCCTCATCAGAGGCTTATCAAATAACAAACAACCCCAAAAGGCTCTATCTTTATACCTCGAGTTGCAAAAAAAGACTACCCTTTTGCCGGATAACTTTACTTACGCATTCGTTGTGGCCGCCTCGTCGTGTTTGAGTGAGAAAGTTGGTATTTTGATTCATGCCCATTTGATTGTTGATGGGTATGGGCCGGATTTGTTTGTTGGGTCTGCTCTGGTGGATATGTATTTTAAGTTTTCGAATGTTGGGTATGCGTGCAAGGTGTTCGATGGAATTCCTGAACCGGACACGGTTTTGTGGAATACGGTGATTTCTGGGTTGGTGAGGAATTGTTTCTTTGAAGAGTCGTTGAGGGTTTTTAAGGATATGGTTGAGGGTGGGGGGATGCGATTTGATTCGACAACGTTGACTGCAGTGCTTCCGGCCCCTGCAGAGCTGCAGGAGTTGAGAGTTGGGATGATGTTGCATTGTTTGGCAGTGAAAGGCGGGTTTCATTGTCATGAACATATTCTCACGGGTTTGATTTCGTTGTATTCGAAGTGTGGGGAAATTTTTGTAGCCAAGTGGTTGTTTGAGCAGATTGGGTGGCCTGATTTAATATCTTATAATGCAATGATATCTGGGTTTTCGTGTAATGGTAAGACTGAGTGTTCACTGAGGCTCTTTAAAGAGTTGCTTGTTTTAGGGCAGAGAGTAAATTCGAGCACCATGGTAGGTTTGATTCctgttttttctccttttgggTGGCTAGATATTACACGTTCAGTTCATTGTTTCTGTATGAAGACTGGTATGGTTTCAAATACCTCAGTATCGACTGCGTTAACTACTGTCTACAGTCGACTTTGCGAAATTGAATCCGCTAGGCAGCTTTTTGATGATTCCCCAGAGAAAACCTTGGCTTCTTGGAATGCTATGGTGTCAGGATATGCTCAAAATGGGCAAACAGAAATGGCGATATCTCTGTTTCGAGAAATGCAGGAGTTTGAAATCCGTCCAAATCCTGTCACAATTACCAGTATTCTGTCAGCATGCGCTCAACTAGGAGCTCTAAGTTTAGGGAAATGGGTACATAATTTGCTAAACAAAGAGAGTTTTGAGTCCAACATTTATGTGTCAACTGCTTTAATTGACATGTATGCAAAGTGTGGAAGCATTGCAGAGGCACGGCAGTTATTTGACTCTGTACAGGAGAAAAACGTGGTCACATGGAATGCCATGATTTCTGGCTATGGCCTCCATGGTCATGGACGTGAAGCTCTAAACCTATTCACTAAAATGGTGGAGTCAAGAATTTCGCCAACTGGGGTTACTTTCCTTTCTGTCTTATACGCTTGCAGTCATTCTGGCTTTGTGAGAGAAGGAGAGGAAATTTTCTATTCTATGGTTCATGATCATGGTTTTGAGCCCTTGGCAGAGCATTATGCATGCATGGTTGACCTTCTTGGTCGGGCAGGAAAATTGGATGAGGCCCGGGAATTTATCAACAAAATGCCTGTTCTGCCAGGTAGTGCTGTGTGGGGTGCATTACTTGGTGCTTGCATGATTCATAAGGACAAAAACATGGCACAGTTGGCTTCTAATAAGTTGTTTGAACTGGACCCAGAGAACGTAGGATACTATGTCCTACTCTCAAATTTATACTCAGCTGACCGGAACTATCCTCAAGCTGCTTCAGTACGGCAGGTGGTTAAGAGGAGAAATCTGGAAAAGACTCCTGGGTGTACTCTAATAGAAATTAATGAGACCCTGCATGTCTTTACATCCAACGACCGGTCTCACCCACAAAGAGAGGCAATATACTCAAAGCTGGAAAAGTTGATGGGAGAGATGAGGGAAGCTGGATTTCAGACAGAGACTGTCACAGCATTCCACGAtgtggaagaggaagagaaggagCTAATGGTAATGGTTCACAGTGAGAAGTTGGCCATTGCATTTGGGCTCATAGCTTCTGAACCAGGAACAGAGATCAGGATCATCAAGAACCTTCGGGTTTGTTTAGACTGCCATAATTTTACGAAATTCATATCCAAGATCTCAGAGAGGGTTATTGTTGTAAGGGATGCTAATAGGTTCCATCATTTCAAAGATGGTGTGTGTTCTTGTGGAGATTATTGGTGA
- the LOC131303267 gene encoding cellulose synthase A catalytic subunit 7 [UDP-forming], translated as MEAGAGLVAGSHNRNELVVIHGHEEPKQLKDLNGQVCEICGDEIGLTVDGDLFVACNECGFPVCRPCYEYERREGSQLCPQCRTRYKRLKGSPRVDGDDDEEDVDDIEHEFKIHNDEQNKNKHLAEAMLHGKMSYGRGPEDDENTQYPPVISGGRSRPVSGEFPISTHAHGDQHSSLHKRVYPYPVSEPGSARWDERKEGGWKERMDDWKLQQGNLGQEFEDSADPDMAIVDEARQPLSRKVPIASSKVNPYRMVIVTRLLVLAVFLRYRILNPVHDAFGLWLTSVICEIWFAISWILDQFPKWFPIDRETYLDRLSLRYEKEGEPNLLAPVDIFVSTVDPMKEPPLVTANTILSILAVDYPVDKISCYISDDGASMLTFEALSETAEFARKWVPFCKKFEIEPRAPEMYFSLKIDYLKDKVQPTFVKERRAMKREYEEFKVRVNALVAKAVKVPPEGWIMQDGTPWPGNNTKDHPGMIQVFLGHSGGLDAEGKELPRLVYVSREKRPGFQHHKKAGAMNALIRVSGVLTNAPFMLNLDCDHYINNSKAVREAMCFLMDPQIGKKVCYVQFPQRFDGIDRNDRYANRNTVFFDINMKGLDGIQGPVYVGTGCVFRRQALYGYEPPKGPKRPKMVSCDCCPCFGRRKNLPKYAKHGANDDGASIQEFDDDKELFMSHMNFEKKFGQSAIFGTSTLMVEGGVPPSSSPAALLKEAIHVISCGYEDKTEWGLELGWIYGSITEDILTGFKMHCRGWRSIYCMPKPPAFKGSAPINLSDRLNQVLRWALGSVEIFFSRHSPVWYGYKGGKLKWLERFAYVNTTVYPFTSIPLLAYCTLPAICLLTDKFIMPEISTFASLFFISLFISIFATGILELRWSGVSIEEWWRNEQFWVIGGVSAHLFAVVQGLLKILAGIDTNFTVTSKASDDEDFGELYAFKWTTLLIPPTTILIINLVGVVAGISDAINNGYQSWGPLFGKLFFAFWVIVHLYPFLKGLMGRQNRTPTIVVIWSVLLASIFSLLWVRIDPFVFKTKGPDVKQCGINC; from the exons ATGGAAGCCGGTGCTGGACTTGTCGCTGGATCCCACAACCGTAACGAGCTTGTTGTCATCCATGGCCATGAAGAG CCTAAACAATTGAAGGACTTGAATGGTCAAGTGTGTGAGATATGTGGGGATGAAATAGGGCTCACGGTGGACGGAGACTTGTTTGTGGCCTGCAATGAGTGTGGCTTTCCAGTGTGTCGGCCATGCTACGAGTATGAGAGAAGAGAAGGGAGCCAACTGTGTCCCCAGTGTAGGACCAGATACAAACGTCTCAAag ggagCCCAAGAGTGGATGGAGATGACGATGAAGAAGACGTGGATGACATCGAACATGAATTCAAAATCCACAACgatgaacaaaacaagaacaagcACCTTGCAGAAGCCATGCTTCATGGCAAAATGAGCTACGGAAGAGGCCCAGAAGATGATGAAAATACCCAATACCCACCTGTTATATCTGGTGGGCGTTCTCGTCCG GTTAGTGGTGAGTTTCCAATATCAACTCATGCTCATGGAGATCAGCATTCTTCGCTGCACAAACGCGTGTATCCGTATCCAGTTTCTGAGCCTG GAAGTGCAAGATGGGATGAAAGGAAGGAGGGAGGGTGGAAGGAGCGGATGGATGACTGGAAACTTCAGCAAGGCAATTTGGGGCAGGAATTCGAAGACTCTGCTGACCCTGACATGGCCAT TGTTGATGAAGCAAGGCAGCCACTCTCAAGGAAAGTACCAATTGCATCCAGCAAAGTCAACCCTTACCGGATGGTGATAGTGACTCGACTTCTAGTTCTGGCAGTTTTCCTCCGGTACAGAATCTTGAACCCCGTGCACGATGCCTTTGGCCTCTGGCTTACTTCTGTCATCTGTGAGATCTGGTTCGCTATCTCATGGATTCTTGATCAGTTTCCCAAATGGTTCCCGATTGACCGTGAGACTTATCTTGATCGCCTTTCTCTCAG GTATGAGAAAGAAGGGGAACCGAATTTACTTGCTCCAGTAGATATCTTTGTCAGTACAGTGGATCCCATGAAAGAACCTCCTCTTGTTACTGCAAACACGATTCTGTCGATCTTAGCAGTTGACTACCCTGTTGACAAAATCTCGTGCTACATCTCTGATGATGGTGCTTCAATGCTTACTTTTGAAGCACTGTCCGAAACTGCAGAATTTGCCCGAAAATGGGTTCCATTCTGTAAGAAATTTGAAATAGAGCCAAGAGCACCGGAGATGTACTTCTCTCTCAAAATTGATTATCTCAAGGATAAAGTCCAGCCTACATTCGTCAAGGAGAGGAGAGCAATGAAG AGAGAGTATGAAGAATTTAAGGTTCGAGTTAATGCACTTGTTGCAAAAGCAGTAAAGGTTCCCCCAGAAGGGTGGATCATGCAAGATGGTACACCATGGCCAGGAAACAATACTAAAGATCATCCGGGTATGATTCAAGTCTTTTTGGGTCATAGTGGGGGACTTGATGCAGAAGGGAAAGAGCTTCCACGACTTGTCTATGTATCACGTGAGAAGAGGCCAGGTTTCCAACATCACAAGAAAGCCGGTGCCATGAATGCCCTG ATTCGTGTCTCTGGAGTGCTCACCAATGCTCCGTTCATGCTGAACTTGGATTGTGACCATTACATAAATAACAGCAAGGCCGTGAGAGAGGCAATGTGTTTCTTGATGGACCCACAAATTGGGAAAAAGGTCTGCTATGTTCAGTTCCCTCAACGGTTTGATGGCATTGATAGGAATGATCGATATGCCAACAGAAACACAGTCTTCTTTGAT ATTAACATGAAAGGTCTAGATGGAATCCAGGGTCCTGTGTATGTGGGCACAGGATGTGTCTTCAGAAGACAGGCATTATATGGTTATGAGCCTCCAAAGGGTCCAAAGCGCCCAAAGATGGTGAGCTGCGACTGCTGCCCATGTTTTGGACGCCGTAAAAACCTTCCAAAATATGCTAAACATGGAGCAAACGACGATGGCGCAAGCATTCAAG AATTTGATGATGACAAGGAACTATTCATGTCACATATGAACTTTGAAAAGAAGTTCGGGCAGTCGGCAATATTTGGCACCTCTACCTTAATGGTTGAAGGAGGGGTCCCTCCTTCCTCGAGCCCAGCAGCCCTGCTGAAAGAAGCCATTCATGTAATCAGCTGTGGATATGAAGACAAAACTGAATGGGGTTTGGAG TTGGGTTGGATTTACGGCTCTATTACAGAGGACATCCTAACAGGCTTCAAGATGCATTGCCGTGGTTGGAGGTCCATATACTGTATGCCAAAGCCGCCTGCATTTAAGGGTTCTGCCCCTATCAATCTCTCAGATCGTCTTAACCAGGTGCTTCGTTGGGCTCTGGGTTCAGTTGAGATCTTCTTCAGCCGTCATAGCCCAGTATGGTATGGCTATAAGGGAGGAAAACTTAAATGGCTTGAGCGCTTTGCATATGTCAACACAACCGTCTATCCCTTCACCTCCATACCTCTACTTGCATACTGTACGCTCCCTGCCATCTGCTTGCTCACAGACAAATTCATAATGCCAGAG ATAAGCACCTTCGCAagtctttttttcatttctctgtTCATCTCAATCTTTGCAACGGGCATTCTTGAGCTGAGGTGGAGTGGAGTAAGCATAGAGGAATGGTGGAGAAATGAGCAATTTTGGGTCATAGGTGGTGTGTCTGCGCACCTGTTTGCCGTAGTGCAGGGTCTGCTCAAGATTTTAGCAGGTATCGACACAAACTTTACGGTCACATCCAAGGCATCTGATGATGAGGACTTTGGAGAGCTGTATGCTTTTAAATGGACCACCCTACTTATACCTCCGACCACAATCTTAATCATAAACCTTGTAGGGGTTGTGGCCGGAATCTCAGATGCCATCAACAATGGGTACCAATCATGGGGTCCACTATTTGGAAAGCTCTTCTTTGCCTTTTGGGTCATCGTGCATCTCTATCCATTCCTGAAAGGTCTCATGGGAAGGCAAAACAGGACACCCACCATAGTTGTTATTTGGTCAGTGCTTTTGGCTTCTATCTTCTCCTTGCTTTGGGTCCGTATTGATCCATTTGTGTTCAAAACAAAGGGGCCTGATGTCAAGCAGTGTGGCATCAATTGCTaa
- the LOC131303281 gene encoding translation initiation factor IF3-4, chloroplastic-like, whose translation MARLTTSTFPFKPTSTSTFSLLSRLHKPPPPPPPLSLSLNSNIFELRLCYRKSPSLRTSITARYGGGGGGGSSRDDYGSRQEASDDDEDDVLDISSIRSATVRLIDQKQNMVGVVSKNEAIQMAEDAELDLVILSPDANPPVVKIMNYSKYKYELQKKKRVQQKKSTANRMNLKELKMGYNIDVHDYAVRLKAANKFLKEGDKVKVLVNLKGRENQFRKNAVELLKRFQNDIGELATQETINLQDKNMYMVLVPNKAAAQRAQVLQKEKEKEEAKEVSAGV comes from the exons ATGGCTAGACTCACCACCAGCACCTTCCCCTTCAaacccacctccacctccactttctctctcctctccagactccacaaaccaccaccaccaccaccaccactttctctctcattaaatTCCAATATCTTTGAACTCCGCCTCTGTTACCGTAAATCCCCCTCCCTCAGAACCTCCATCACCGCCCGGTACGGGGGCGGTGGCGGCGGAGGTTCGTCCCGGGATGACTATGGGTCGAGGCAAGAGGCCTCCGATGATGACGAGGACGATGTTCTTGATATTTCCTCGATCAG GTCTGCTACGGTGAGACTAATTGATCAGAAGCAGAATATG GTGGGTGTAGTATCTAAAAATGAGGCTATTCAGATGGCTGAAGATGCTGAACTTGACCTG GTAATATTATCACCAGATGCAAATCCCCCAGTTGTCAAAATAATGAATTACAG TAAATATAAATACGAActgcaaaagaagaaaagagtgCAGCAGAAGAAAAGCACTG CTAACCGTATGAATTTGAAGGAGCTGAAGATGGG TTACAACATCGATGTGCATGATTATGCAGTGAGATTAAAAGCTGCAAATAAGTTTCTGAAAGAGGGCGACAAG GTCAAGGTTTTGGTGAACTTGAAGGGCCGTGAAAATCAGTTTAGGAAGAATGCTGTTGAGCTGCTTAAACGTTTTCAGAACGACATTGGGGAG CTTGCAACCCAGGAGACCATAAACTTACAAGATAAGAATATGTATATGGTTTTGGTTCCGAATAAAGCTGCTGCACAGAGGGCTCAAGTTCTgcagaaggaaaaggaaaaagaagaagcaaaagagGTTTCAGCTGGTGTCTGA